A section of the Arabiibacter massiliensis genome encodes:
- a CDS encoding response regulator transcription factor — protein sequence MTTHAEESMVLLADDDQSLRTATARLLEEAGFRCLEAVDGADALERYEEERPDLVILDVMMPKVDGFEVCERIRAKDKATPVLMLTAKGDIVDKRVGYRMGADDYLVKPFSGEELALRVGALLRRSRELAGERTPARRTVVVGDVEIDVVRGEALVAGEKVELTPKESRILAVLAEHPGEVFDRDDLVRAVWGEEYVGTQISIPVYIRKLREKLEDNPSEPVCIQTVWGMGYRLGEGGAGGSC from the coding sequence ATGACGACGCACGCCGAAGAGTCGATGGTGCTGCTGGCGGATGACGATCAGAGCCTGCGAACAGCCACGGCCCGCTTGCTCGAGGAGGCGGGCTTTCGCTGCCTGGAGGCGGTCGATGGGGCGGATGCCCTGGAACGCTACGAAGAGGAGCGCCCCGACCTGGTGATCCTCGATGTCATGATGCCGAAGGTGGACGGGTTCGAGGTGTGCGAGCGCATCCGCGCGAAGGACAAGGCCACGCCAGTACTCATGCTCACGGCGAAGGGCGATATCGTCGACAAACGCGTGGGATACCGCATGGGCGCCGATGACTACCTGGTGAAGCCCTTCAGCGGCGAGGAACTCGCGTTGCGTGTGGGAGCGCTGCTGCGACGCTCGCGGGAACTGGCGGGCGAGCGCACCCCGGCGCGGCGGACGGTCGTCGTGGGCGACGTGGAAATCGATGTGGTGCGCGGCGAGGCTCTCGTAGCCGGGGAGAAGGTGGAGCTGACCCCGAAGGAGTCGCGCATCCTCGCGGTGCTCGCGGAGCATCCGGGCGAGGTGTTCGACCGCGACGACCTGGTGAGGGCGGTGTGGGGCGAGGAGTACGTCGGCACGCAGATCAGCATCCCCGTCTACATTCGCAAGCTGCGCGAGAAGCTGGAGGACAACCCGAGCGAGCCCGTCTGCATCCAGACGGTGTGGGGAATGGGGTACCGTCTTGGCGAGGGCGGGGCGGGCGGCTCCTGCTGA
- a CDS encoding NlpC/P60 family protein, which produces MSHTARGVDRRTFIAGTAALGVATLLRPGLAFAEPTSADKLAEAEAVRSRILTMQDELEVASDGYYKALDEHDAAVQAVADAQARIDEANAKIADLQERLAQRARSMYRTDRSTALDLVLGATTFEEFATNWDLLKNINEQDADMVQETKDLRAEVEAAKAELEEQERIAAEKADEAARIKQEVEESIATLEATVQQLDAEAQALLEQEQEAARAATAAAAARSSYAYSTGPVSSIPSQGSVVDYALSRIGCPYVWAAEGPDAFDCSGLVTWAYAQVGIAVPHQTEAQYHAAAARIPVSEAQPGDVLWVSYGDGYNGHVGIACSAGGTHFVHAPTFGAFVRDTDPLSWAGFTHALRFA; this is translated from the coding sequence ATGTCACACACCGCGCGCGGCGTCGATCGCCGCACGTTCATCGCGGGGACGGCGGCGCTCGGCGTCGCGACCCTGCTGCGGCCGGGGCTCGCCTTCGCGGAGCCCACGTCCGCCGATAAGCTGGCCGAGGCCGAAGCCGTCCGCTCGCGCATCCTCACGATGCAAGACGAGCTGGAGGTCGCCTCCGACGGCTACTACAAGGCGCTCGACGAGCACGACGCGGCCGTTCAGGCCGTGGCCGACGCGCAGGCGCGCATCGACGAGGCCAACGCCAAGATCGCCGATTTGCAGGAGCGCCTCGCGCAGCGCGCCCGTAGCATGTACCGCACCGACCGATCCACCGCCCTCGACCTCGTGCTGGGCGCGACGACGTTCGAGGAGTTCGCCACGAACTGGGACCTGCTCAAGAACATCAACGAGCAGGACGCCGACATGGTGCAGGAGACGAAGGACCTACGCGCCGAGGTGGAGGCGGCCAAGGCGGAGCTCGAGGAGCAGGAACGCATCGCCGCGGAGAAGGCCGACGAGGCCGCCCGCATCAAGCAGGAGGTGGAGGAGTCCATCGCCACGCTCGAGGCGACGGTCCAGCAGCTCGACGCCGAGGCGCAGGCCCTGCTCGAGCAGGAGCAGGAGGCCGCGCGCGCCGCCACGGCCGCGGCGGCCGCGCGCAGCTCCTACGCCTATAGCACGGGTCCGGTGTCCAGCATCCCCTCGCAGGGCTCCGTCGTGGACTACGCGCTCTCGCGCATCGGCTGCCCCTACGTGTGGGCGGCGGAAGGCCCCGATGCCTTCGATTGCTCGGGGCTTGTCACCTGGGCGTACGCGCAGGTGGGCATAGCGGTGCCCCATCAGACCGAGGCGCAGTACCATGCCGCGGCCGCGCGCATCCCCGTGTCCGAGGCCCAGCCCGGCGACGTCTTGTGGGTAAGCTACGGCGACGGGTACAACGGCCACGTGGGCATCGCCTGCAGCGCCGGCGGCACGCATTTCGTCCACGCGCCCACCTTTGGTGCCTTCGTGCGCGACACCGACCCCCTCAGCTGGGCCGGCTTCACGCACGCGCTCAGGTTCGCCTGA
- a CDS encoding NAD(P)H-dependent oxidoreductase has protein sequence MTTLFVNACLRGEVSRTLALCREYLAARGDDVVEVNLAELRLKPFDAEMVAYRVEKQTAREWDDPIFALSRQFAEAEDIVIGAPYWDLSFPAALKVYLEHVSVCDLAFHYTEDARCEGICKARRLTYITTCGGFVEGANFGYDYFCGIAKMFGIPETRFVAAEGLDIVGIDVDAQMDKARAQMAELD, from the coding sequence ATGACCACCCTGTTCGTGAACGCATGCCTGCGCGGCGAGGTCTCGCGCACGCTGGCCCTCTGCCGCGAGTACCTGGCTGCGCGCGGTGACGACGTCGTCGAGGTGAACCTGGCCGAGCTTCGCCTCAAGCCCTTCGACGCCGAGATGGTGGCCTACCGCGTGGAGAAGCAGACCGCGCGCGAGTGGGACGACCCCATCTTCGCGCTGTCGCGCCAGTTCGCGGAGGCTGAGGACATCGTGATCGGCGCGCCGTACTGGGATCTGTCGTTCCCTGCGGCGCTCAAAGTGTACCTGGAGCATGTGAGCGTGTGCGACCTCGCGTTCCACTACACCGAAGACGCGCGCTGCGAGGGCATCTGCAAGGCGCGCCGCCTCACCTATATCACCACGTGCGGCGGCTTCGTGGAGGGCGCGAACTTCGGCTACGACTACTTCTGCGGCATCGCCAAGATGTTCGGCATCCCGGAGACGCGGTTCGTGGCGGCCGAGGGGCTCGACATCGTCGGTATCGACGTGGACGCGCAGATGGACAAGGCCCGCGCCCAGATGGCCGAGCTCGATTAA
- a CDS encoding isochorismatase family cysteine hydrolase, with amino-acid sequence MKRLLVVVDFQNDFVDGALGFPGAEKLERPIADKIRAYYDRFDEVVFTLDTHRRDYLETQEGRNLPVEHCIDGTPGHELYGEVAQLAEHATAVFKKPTFGSSELFEWLLTAKRAVDELGLPPFESIEVVGLVSNICVISNAVVAKTACPEVPVIVDAACTASFDDALNEKTLDVMEGLQIQVINRA; translated from the coding sequence ATGAAACGGCTGCTCGTGGTAGTGGATTTCCAGAACGATTTCGTGGACGGCGCACTGGGCTTTCCGGGGGCGGAGAAGCTCGAGCGGCCTATCGCGGACAAGATCCGCGCGTACTACGACCGGTTCGACGAGGTGGTGTTCACGCTCGACACGCATCGGCGCGACTACCTTGAGACGCAGGAGGGGCGCAACCTCCCCGTGGAGCACTGCATCGACGGCACGCCGGGCCACGAGCTGTACGGCGAGGTGGCGCAGCTCGCCGAGCATGCGACCGCGGTGTTCAAGAAGCCCACGTTCGGCTCGAGCGAGCTGTTCGAGTGGCTGCTCACGGCCAAGCGCGCCGTCGACGAGCTGGGGCTTCCGCCGTTCGAGAGCATCGAGGTGGTGGGCCTCGTGTCCAACATCTGCGTCATCTCGAACGCCGTCGTGGCCAAGACGGCATGCCCCGAGGTGCCCGTCATCGTGGACGCGGCCTGCACCGCCTCCTTCGACGACGCCCTCAACGAGAAGACCCTCGACGTCATGGAGGGCCTCCAGATCCAGGTGATCAACCGCGCATGA
- a CDS encoding NUDIX hydrolase produces MPTDIPQLADVRQVSDGWIKKYILVYTMPDGSAYEYESASRKGIDAYRAELEAHARGERAAADAVCIVGQTPDGKLLLIREFRYPLNSWCIAFPAGLVDDGEDLTACVDRELREETGYALRADLGAAALEPLPQAGFSSTGLTDETVHVVFAQVEKVADAQPEPSELIEPFLLAIEDVPRFLAENTTPIGTRAQLVLEAFARRH; encoded by the coding sequence ATGCCCACCGATATTCCCCAACTCGCCGACGTCCGCCAGGTGTCGGACGGGTGGATTAAGAAGTACATCCTCGTCTACACGATGCCCGACGGCTCGGCCTACGAATACGAGAGCGCCTCGCGCAAGGGCATCGACGCCTACCGCGCCGAGCTCGAGGCCCACGCGCGCGGCGAGCGGGCGGCGGCCGATGCCGTGTGCATCGTCGGCCAGACGCCCGACGGGAAGCTGCTGCTCATCCGCGAGTTCCGCTATCCGCTGAACAGCTGGTGCATCGCGTTTCCCGCCGGGCTCGTGGACGACGGCGAGGATCTGACCGCCTGCGTCGACCGCGAACTGCGCGAGGAGACGGGCTACGCCCTGCGCGCCGACCTGGGCGCGGCCGCGCTTGAGCCGTTGCCGCAGGCGGGCTTCTCGTCCACCGGCCTCACCGACGAGACGGTGCACGTGGTGTTCGCCCAGGTGGAGAAGGTGGCCGACGCCCAGCCCGAGCCGTCCGAGCTCATCGAGCCGTTTCTGCTGGCCATCGAGGACGTCCCCCGCTTCCTCGCGGAGAACACGACGCCCATCGGCACCCGCGCCCAACTCGTCCTGGAAGCCTTCGCCCGCCGGCACTAG
- a CDS encoding NAD-dependent protein deacylase, with translation MDDSTKRAIETLRTWIDKAPAAGMVFFGGAGVSTESGIPDFRSPDGLYAQKYPYPPEQMISRSFFDAHPAEFFDFYCDRMLALDARPNRAHEKLAELERAGTCAAVVTQNIDGLHQKAGSERVFELHGSVLRNFCMRCGAAFSVEELLELRAQADDGVPRCPACGGIVKPDVVLYEEPLDERTMQGAVDAIASAGLLVVAGTSLSVYPAAGLIDFFHGSHLVIVNRTPTPRDRQADLCIAANVGEVFDF, from the coding sequence ATGGACGACAGCACGAAGCGCGCGATCGAGACGCTGCGCACCTGGATCGACAAGGCCCCCGCCGCCGGGATGGTGTTCTTCGGCGGCGCGGGCGTGTCCACCGAGAGCGGCATCCCCGATTTCCGCAGCCCCGACGGGCTGTACGCGCAGAAATACCCCTACCCGCCCGAGCAGATGATCTCGCGCAGCTTCTTCGACGCGCACCCGGCGGAATTCTTCGACTTCTACTGCGACCGCATGCTGGCGCTCGACGCGCGGCCGAACCGCGCGCACGAGAAGCTGGCTGAGCTCGAGCGCGCCGGCACGTGCGCGGCCGTGGTCACGCAGAACATCGACGGCCTGCACCAGAAGGCCGGCAGCGAGCGCGTGTTCGAGCTGCACGGCAGCGTGCTGCGCAACTTCTGCATGCGCTGCGGCGCGGCGTTCTCCGTGGAGGAGCTGCTGGAATTGCGCGCGCAGGCCGACGACGGCGTGCCGCGCTGCCCCGCCTGCGGCGGTATCGTGAAGCCGGACGTGGTTCTGTACGAGGAGCCGCTCGACGAGCGCACCATGCAGGGGGCCGTTGACGCCATCGCCTCGGCGGGCTTGCTGGTGGTGGCGGGCACGTCGCTTTCGGTGTATCCGGCCGCCGGGCTCATCGACTTCTTCCACGGCTCGCACCTCGTCATCGTGAACCGCACGCCCACCCCGCGCGACCGCCAAGCCGACCTCTGCATCGCCGCCAACGTCGGCGAGGTCTTCGACTTCTAA
- a CDS encoding ElyC/SanA/YdcF family protein, whose translation MLGVALGCVVAVAAVFAVTNIVTIATAKDLIVEPQAAEGFDADAIVVLGASVLADGTPSGILKDRLDDGIALYERGVAPKLIMSGDNSTVSYNEVKAMKDYAVSQGVPSEDVFCDHAGFSTYESMYRAKHVFGADRIVVATQTYHLYRALYAAQGLGVECLGVPSDYRAYANQLQYDIREIPARTKDFFKTLFQVPSTFVGDPISLDQSGDVTEG comes from the coding sequence ATGCTGGGTGTTGCGCTCGGGTGCGTGGTCGCGGTCGCGGCGGTGTTCGCAGTGACGAACATCGTGACGATCGCCACCGCGAAGGACCTCATCGTGGAGCCGCAGGCGGCCGAGGGCTTCGACGCGGACGCCATCGTGGTGCTGGGCGCATCGGTGCTCGCCGACGGTACGCCCTCGGGAATCTTGAAGGACCGCCTCGACGACGGCATCGCGCTGTACGAGCGCGGCGTGGCGCCCAAGCTCATCATGAGCGGCGACAACTCCACCGTGTCGTACAACGAGGTGAAGGCGATGAAGGACTACGCCGTCTCGCAGGGCGTGCCGAGCGAGGACGTCTTCTGCGACCACGCGGGCTTCTCCACCTACGAGAGCATGTACCGCGCCAAGCACGTGTTCGGCGCGGATCGCATCGTGGTGGCCACGCAGACCTACCACCTGTACCGGGCGCTCTACGCGGCGCAGGGCCTGGGCGTCGAATGCCTCGGCGTGCCGAGCGACTACCGCGCCTACGCCAACCAGCTGCAGTACGACATCCGCGAGATCCCCGCGCGCACGAAGGACTTCTTCAAGACGCTCTTCCAGGTGCCCTCGACGTTCGTCGGCGACCCTATCAGCCTGGACCAATCCGGCGACGTCACGGAGGGCTGA
- a CDS encoding aspartate/glutamate racemase family protein produces MDELAVGIIRVITQEQERVEAHGRLIERMFPQVRAVSRCIPDQPEGVHDAATKRAAVPKVVALARELEASGVDGIVVSCADDPGVAEARAVAGVPVVGAGESMAAAAAALADGPVGVIGITPDAPEAFARILGERLLANVVPEGVRDTRDLLGAAGQAAALDAARDLRDAGAAVIALACTGFSTINLAPALQQAAGIPVLDPVTCEAEALLRVMSGCLWQDFSAVAERAARRENRPGETSRDTRKRRP; encoded by the coding sequence ATGGACGAGCTGGCGGTGGGCATCATACGGGTCATCACGCAGGAGCAGGAGCGGGTGGAGGCGCACGGGCGGCTCATCGAGCGGATGTTCCCGCAGGTGCGCGCCGTGTCGCGCTGCATCCCCGACCAGCCCGAGGGCGTGCACGACGCCGCCACCAAGCGCGCGGCCGTGCCGAAGGTGGTGGCGCTCGCGCGCGAGCTGGAGGCGTCGGGCGTGGACGGCATCGTCGTGAGCTGCGCCGACGACCCCGGCGTGGCCGAGGCGCGCGCCGTCGCGGGTGTGCCGGTGGTGGGAGCCGGCGAGAGCATGGCCGCGGCGGCGGCCGCGTTGGCGGACGGGCCCGTGGGCGTCATCGGCATCACGCCCGACGCGCCGGAGGCATTCGCGCGCATCCTGGGCGAGCGCCTGCTGGCGAACGTCGTGCCGGAAGGCGTGCGCGACACGCGCGACCTGCTTGGGGCTGCGGGGCAGGCCGCCGCGCTCGACGCCGCGCGCGACCTGCGCGATGCGGGCGCCGCCGTCATCGCGCTCGCCTGCACCGGCTTCTCCACCATCAACCTGGCCCCCGCCCTCCAGCAAGCCGCCGGCATCCCCGTGCTCGACCCCGTAACCTGCGAAGCCGAAGCCCTCCTGCGCGTGATGTCCGGATGCTTGTGGCAGGATTTTTCGGCTGTGGCAGAGCGGGCGGCCCGGCGCGAAAACCGACCTGGGGAAACGTCGCGCGACACCCGCAAAAGGCGGCCGTAG
- a CDS encoding helix-turn-helix transcriptional regulator, producing MVWKTLRVRHLGLAFFWACSMLTFRSSILLSGPFDTTGHQTLVVIVSFVANMTTLFLVASRMERTPAFYDRLPAPAFTACIMAGLGLLAGSGAAASAGLPEVPALAMLLAGAVLTGVGFGYFWGSWAECLGRMHPSRTSFYLPAVLLLTALLFVAFSFCSEELGAPALALMLPLPVLSQLCLARCNREVPADRAAPSPDPQRYRTALGSLVSLILASLVLSCLFGFVWQMTVISVDSAYEAHRLPLVANVAAALALIGLVLFARRRIDLALTFKVIVPILVVLFALMPVFWTTNPVELNVVMSACYGVFDVIIWYMVTSTAYDLAVSGFVVGGIVRGVSIIARLVGIGIGYVVMLIPESPSLLVIGVSVGAVYVLAMLALLHHARHRFSFLHFGGARAKEEELAAAPAEPKEEPPPVPEAAAEPDGDVLDQIAGYYGLTRREAEVLPYLARGRSAKVIAEALFVSESTVRTHTRRILEKTALHSKQDLIDLIERYV from the coding sequence ATGGTGTGGAAGACGTTGCGCGTGCGCCATCTCGGGCTGGCGTTCTTCTGGGCGTGCAGCATGCTCACGTTCCGCAGCTCCATCCTGCTTTCGGGGCCCTTCGACACCACCGGGCACCAGACGCTCGTGGTTATCGTGTCGTTCGTGGCCAACATGACCACCCTGTTCCTCGTGGCTTCGCGCATGGAGCGCACCCCCGCGTTCTACGACCGGCTGCCCGCGCCCGCGTTCACGGCGTGCATCATGGCGGGACTCGGGCTGCTGGCCGGCTCGGGCGCGGCCGCAAGCGCGGGCCTGCCCGAGGTGCCGGCGCTCGCGATGCTTCTGGCGGGCGCGGTGCTGACGGGCGTGGGCTTCGGCTACTTCTGGGGAAGCTGGGCGGAATGCCTCGGGCGCATGCACCCCTCGCGCACGTCGTTCTACCTGCCGGCGGTGCTGCTGCTCACGGCGCTGCTGTTCGTGGCGTTCTCGTTCTGCTCCGAGGAGCTGGGGGCGCCCGCGCTCGCGCTCATGCTGCCCCTGCCCGTGCTGTCGCAGCTGTGCCTGGCGCGCTGCAACCGCGAGGTGCCGGCCGACCGCGCGGCGCCCTCCCCCGATCCGCAGCGGTACCGGACCGCGCTCGGCTCGCTCGTGAGCCTGATCCTGGCGAGCCTCGTGCTGTCGTGCCTGTTCGGGTTCGTGTGGCAGATGACGGTGATCTCGGTGGACTCCGCCTACGAGGCGCACCGGCTGCCGCTCGTCGCCAACGTGGCGGCGGCGCTCGCGCTCATCGGGCTCGTGCTGTTCGCCCGGCGGCGCATCGATCTGGCGCTCACGTTCAAGGTGATCGTGCCCATCCTCGTGGTGCTGTTCGCGCTCATGCCGGTGTTCTGGACCACCAACCCCGTGGAGCTCAATGTGGTGATGAGCGCCTGCTACGGCGTGTTCGACGTGATCATCTGGTACATGGTGACCTCGACCGCCTACGACCTGGCCGTCTCCGGCTTCGTGGTGGGCGGCATCGTGCGCGGCGTGTCCATCATCGCACGGCTGGTGGGCATCGGCATCGGCTATGTGGTCATGCTCATTCCGGAGAGCCCGTCCCTCCTGGTCATCGGCGTGTCGGTGGGTGCGGTGTACGTGCTTGCCATGCTCGCGCTGCTGCATCACGCGCGGCATCGGTTCTCGTTTCTGCACTTTGGCGGGGCCCGGGCGAAGGAGGAGGAGCTGGCGGCGGCGCCTGCCGAACCCAAGGAGGAGCCCCCGCCTGTCCCGGAGGCCGCCGCAGAGCCCGACGGCGACGTGCTCGACCAGATAGCCGGCTACTACGGGCTCACGCGGCGCGAGGCCGAGGTGCTGCCGTACCTGGCGCGCGGACGCTCGGCCAAGGTGATCGCCGAGGCGCTGTTTGTGTCGGAGAGCACCGTGCGCACGCACACCAGGCGTATACTTGAGAAGACGGCCCTGCACTCGAAGCAGGACCTGATCGATCTCATCGAAAGGTACGTGTAG
- a CDS encoding molecular chaperone TorD family protein, which yields MAGVPNDTILIGLLACAPVFSTGFADDAPEADAAGMPEDARRLLAAHGLPVPDPVDSAARRVVEREVLTPGMPLAAMPVESLYKPWTSLPGSQFGGSRGLYLGDAARHVQSLYDALQVEVPERFAAMPDHLSLLCELLALYVEAGNDEAARRLAQDHFDWLDAYDAALAERAEQAASAPAYDEEGRAALARGIGQVRAHVALAAGLARLAGQGAPTPDGAQTAPSREERKEAK from the coding sequence ATGGCCGGCGTGCCAAATGATACCATACTGATAGGATTACTGGCGTGCGCTCCGGTGTTCTCAACCGGATTCGCTGACGACGCGCCGGAGGCCGACGCCGCCGGCATGCCCGAGGACGCTCGGCGCTTGCTTGCCGCGCACGGCCTTCCCGTCCCCGATCCGGTGGACTCTGCGGCGCGCCGTGTGGTGGAGCGCGAGGTGCTCACGCCGGGCATGCCGCTGGCGGCCATGCCGGTGGAGTCGCTGTACAAGCCGTGGACGTCCCTGCCGGGTTCGCAGTTCGGCGGCTCGCGCGGGCTGTACCTGGGCGACGCGGCGCGCCACGTGCAGTCGCTCTACGACGCGCTCCAGGTGGAGGTGCCCGAGCGCTTCGCGGCGATGCCCGACCACCTGTCTCTTCTCTGCGAGCTGCTGGCGCTGTATGTGGAGGCGGGCAACGACGAGGCGGCCCGCCGTCTCGCGCAGGATCACTTCGACTGGCTCGACGCCTACGACGCGGCGCTCGCAGAGCGCGCGGAGCAGGCGGCCTCGGCTCCGGCGTATGACGAGGAGGGGCGCGCCGCCTTGGCGCGCGGCATCGGCCAGGTGCGCGCGCATGTCGCGCTCGCGGCCGGGCTCGCGCGGCTCGCGGGGCAGGGCGCGCCGACGCCGGACGGGGCGCAGACGGCACCATCAAGGGAGGAAAGGAAGGAAGCGAAATGA
- a CDS encoding molybdopterin-dependent oxidoreductase — protein sequence MNSSVTRRTFLKGSAATAALAATGVGASSLGAWQAETAHAEGSYERKEGASLCNGCSSKCGLVATTLGGQLFTLRGSDSHPYAKGTICGRGHGVAQIAYSDERLTQPMRRTADGSFEAIDWDTAFSEIGAKVKDILAQNGPEALAIVQDPRPSGKQYSKFFINALGSANIYTHGAACNASKESGFAQTIGAGNFSVDFGSSKMVVFIGRSYGDGIRPSSVQSLAAAADKGTRIVIVDPRLNNTGIFATDWVSIKPGTDLAFLLGICNVLIEEDLYSHEFVEQNTVGFEEFAAQAKEYTPAWAEQQCGVPAATIEELARALAKAAPAAAIEASWRAAFGCSYQNSFDTARAVAAVNALLGSWGAKGGALITSSPKAGDVDPQKFPKIPKPEAKRVGDADYPLAPSGMGTNLAVLQAALDGTMKGVFFYNSNAVQGYAQPKVWREGLEKTDLVVTIDVHMSETAMASDYVLPECSYLERMELPEFIGGKKHFVAMRTQVLDRIHPETKSCDEIFVGLAEACGVGQFFPFTVEELAEAQLATVGVSLDELKEKGIVELPDPGFEYKAPKFKTPTEKFQFTSEAVGKAGLNPTIGWVPRLVEPKEGEFYLIGGKQGIHSHTMTQNIASMNAISREYGLERAWISAQDADELGVKDGDMIELSSSEHTGQVAARVTERMRPGVVYLPTHYGGSSPYQSRAFEFGLNMTDFVPFHMEPGTGATMSQEVAVTVRKVEA from the coding sequence ATGAACTCATCCGTAACACGGAGGACGTTCCTCAAGGGGTCGGCGGCCACTGCGGCGCTGGCCGCGACGGGCGTCGGCGCAAGCTCTCTGGGCGCCTGGCAGGCCGAAACGGCCCACGCCGAGGGCTCCTACGAGCGCAAGGAGGGCGCGTCGCTGTGCAACGGCTGCTCCAGCAAGTGCGGCCTGGTGGCCACCACGCTGGGCGGCCAGCTGTTCACGCTGCGCGGCAGCGACTCGCACCCCTACGCCAAGGGCACCATCTGCGGTCGCGGCCACGGGGTGGCGCAAATCGCCTACTCCGACGAGCGCCTCACCCAGCCCATGCGCCGCACGGCCGACGGCTCGTTCGAGGCCATCGACTGGGACACGGCCTTCTCCGAGATCGGCGCCAAAGTGAAGGACATCCTGGCGCAGAACGGCCCCGAGGCCCTCGCCATCGTGCAGGATCCGCGCCCGTCGGGCAAGCAATACTCCAAGTTCTTCATCAACGCGCTCGGCTCGGCCAACATCTACACGCACGGCGCGGCGTGCAACGCCTCCAAGGAAAGCGGCTTCGCGCAGACCATCGGCGCCGGCAACTTCTCGGTGGACTTCGGCAGCTCGAAGATGGTGGTGTTCATCGGCCGCAGCTACGGCGACGGCATCCGTCCTTCGTCGGTGCAGAGCCTGGCCGCCGCGGCCGACAAGGGCACGCGCATCGTCATCGTGGACCCGCGCCTGAACAACACCGGCATCTTCGCCACCGACTGGGTGTCCATCAAGCCCGGCACCGACCTGGCGTTTCTGCTGGGCATCTGCAACGTGCTCATCGAAGAGGACCTCTACAGCCACGAGTTCGTCGAGCAGAACACGGTGGGCTTCGAGGAATTCGCGGCGCAGGCCAAGGAGTACACCCCCGCGTGGGCCGAGCAGCAGTGCGGCGTGCCGGCGGCCACCATCGAGGAGCTTGCCCGCGCGCTTGCGAAAGCCGCTCCGGCAGCTGCCATCGAGGCTTCCTGGCGTGCGGCGTTCGGCTGCTCGTACCAGAACTCGTTCGACACCGCGCGTGCGGTGGCGGCGGTGAACGCGCTTCTGGGCAGCTGGGGCGCGAAGGGCGGTGCGCTCATCACGTCCTCGCCGAAGGCGGGCGATGTCGATCCGCAGAAGTTCCCCAAGATCCCGAAGCCCGAGGCCAAGCGCGTGGGCGATGCGGACTACCCGCTGGCTCCCAGCGGCATGGGCACGAACCTGGCCGTGCTGCAGGCGGCGCTCGACGGCACCATGAAGGGCGTATTCTTCTACAACTCTAACGCCGTGCAGGGCTATGCTCAGCCGAAGGTGTGGCGCGAGGGCCTGGAGAAGACCGACCTGGTGGTGACCATCGACGTGCACATGTCCGAGACGGCGATGGCCTCCGACTACGTGCTGCCCGAGTGCAGCTACCTGGAGCGCATGGAGCTGCCGGAGTTCATCGGCGGCAAGAAGCACTTCGTGGCCATGCGCACGCAGGTGCTCGACCGCATCCACCCCGAGACGAAGTCGTGCGACGAGATCTTCGTCGGGCTTGCCGAGGCGTGCGGCGTGGGCCAGTTCTTCCCGTTCACGGTTGAGGAGCTTGCCGAGGCGCAGCTGGCCACCGTGGGCGTGAGCCTGGACGAGCTGAAGGAGAAGGGCATCGTGGAGCTGCCCGACCCCGGCTTTGAATACAAGGCCCCCAAGTTCAAGACGCCCACTGAGAAGTTCCAGTTCACCTCGGAGGCCGTGGGCAAGGCCGGCCTCAATCCGACCATCGGCTGGGTGCCGCGCCTGGTGGAGCCCAAGGAGGGCGAGTTCTACCTCATCGGCGGCAAGCAGGGCATCCACTCGCACACCATGACGCAGAACATCGCCAGCATGAACGCCATCTCGCGCGAGTACGGCCTGGAGCGCGCTTGGATCTCCGCGCAGGATGCGGACGAGCTGGGCGTTAAGGACGGCGACATGATAGAGCTCTCGTCGAGCGAGCATACCGGCCAGGTGGCGGCGCGCGTGACCGAGCGCATGCGTCCCGGCGTGGTGTA